Proteins encoded together in one Labrus mixtus chromosome 18, fLabMix1.1, whole genome shotgun sequence window:
- the LOC132993417 gene encoding potassium channel subfamily K member 16-like yields MARFQLLRVKVSWTAFLTLAHFTYLLVGATIFRILEREAESNNRNHFQLEKLNFLANYTCLDGPALEKFVKVILDAWEKGVNPSGNSTNPSNWDFCSSFFFAGTVVTTIGYGNLSPSTVSGQVFCVFYALCGIPLNLAFLKQLGKCLTIHLGRLERGMVSVVPHKQTVEALAVSLFFITGSLLFLVIPPLLFSYVEGWTFGEGFYFAFITLSTIGFGDYVVGTDPGKQYISLYRSLAGIWIIFALAWLALILNMGARIMEYAIGLTHPGFKKQEEEEEVSSSKLEELSRI; encoded by the exons ATGGCGAGGTTCCAGTTGTTGCGGGTCAAAGTGAGCTGGACAGCATTTCTGACTCTGGCCCACTTCACATACCTGCTGGTTGGGGCCACCATCTTCCGAATACTTGAGCGAGAGGCCGAGAGCAACAATCGAAACCACTTCCAGCTGGAGAAGTTGAACTTCTTGGCCAATTACACCTGCCTGGATGGACCAGCTTTGGAGAAGTTTGTTAag gTGATTTTGGACGCCTGGGAAAAGGGAGTAAATCCATCAGGCAACTCAACAAACCCCAGTAACTGGGatttctgcagctccttcttCTTTGCAGGCACAGTAGTCACAACTATAG GTTACGGTAACCTCTCCCCCAGCACTGTATCTGGTcaagtgttctgtgtgttttatgcaCTTTGTGGGATCCCGCTGAACCTGGCCTTCCTCAAACAGCTCGGGAAGTGTCTCACCATCCACCTGGGCCGACTGGAGAGGGGAATGGTATCTGTTGTTCCTCACAAG CAAACAGTGGAGGCTCTGGCTGTGAGCCTGTTCTTCATCACAGGCAGTCTGCTGTTTCTGGTCATCCCTCCCCTGCTGTTCAGTTACGTGGAAGGCTGGACGTTTGGAGAGGGATTCTACTTTGCCTTCATTACCCTCAGCACCATTGGTTTTGGAGATTATGTGGTGG GGACAGACCCAGGCAAGCAGTACATTTCTCTGTACAGGAGCCTTGCAGGTATTTGGATCATTTTTGCCTTGGCTTGGCTCGCCCTCATCCTCAACATGGGAGCCAGGATAATGGAGTATGCCATCGGTCTGACTCATCCAGGTTTtaagaaacaggaggaggaagaggaggtgtcATCCAGTAAACTAGAAGAGTTGTCAAGAATCTGA
- the kcnk17 gene encoding potassium channel subfamily K member 17 yields MGIKEMFTLARVPSILLLGVLYVAYVLVGGLVFWKLEGDLGKKDITLLLSSKKKLLAKYTCLNQEGLEAVAQVVQDASKVGLSLKGNYTSDGFWKFTSSAVFAATVVTTIGYGNISPDSTAGQIFCVFFALIGIPLNMVVLNRVGKYMLVIGRNISEFLEGKTRWRKCTRFLVHLVSYLSGAVLFFVVPMIVFQQHEGWTFSQAIYYCFITLSTIGFGDFVADSNPDKVYPDWYSILMASWIFFGLAWLALVINHTIDILERISTHFKLWWTGQTAEESGSAEDDSPEMQETQVEEEEEKKSPIIE; encoded by the exons ATGGGGATAAAGGAAATGTTCACCCTGGCGAGGGTTCCCTCTATCCTCTTGCTCGGGGTGCTTTACGTGGCCTACGTGCTGGTCGGGGGGTTGGTTTTCTGGAAGTTGGAGGGAGATCTCGGAAAGAAGGACATCACCCTTTTACTGTCCAGCAAGAAGAAGCTGCTTGCAAAGTACACCTGTCTGAACCAGGAGGGCCTGGAGGCAGTGGCTCAg GTTGTTCAGGATGCTTCCAAGGTGGGCCTCAGTTTGAAAGGAAACTACACCTCAGACGGCTTCTGGAAATTCACCAGCTCAGCGGTGTTCGCTGCCACCGTGGTCACAACTATCG GTTATGGGAACATCAGTCCTGACTCCACTGCTGGACAGATCTTCTGCGTGTTCTTCGCATTAATCGGGATCCCGCTGAACATGGTGGTGCTCAACAGGGTGGGCAAGTACATGCTGGTGATAGGGAGGAACATCTCAGAGTTCCTGGAGGGGAAAACCAGGTGGAGG AAGTGCACCCGCTTTTTGGTCCACCTGGTGTCTTACCTGTCAGGAGCCGTTCTCTTCTTTGTTGTTCCTATGATTGTGTTCCAGCAGCACGAGGGCTGGACCTTCTCCCAGGCCATCTACTACTGCTTCATCACCCTCAGCACCATCGGCTTTGGAGACTTTGTGGCAG ACAGTAATCCAGACAAAGTGTACCCGGACTGGTACAGCATCCTCATGGCCAGTTGGATCTTCTTCGGCCTGGCCTGGCTGGCTTTGGTTATCAATCACACCATCGACATCCTGGAGCGGATCAGCACCCACTTCAAACTGTGGTGGACCGGACAGACGGCGGAAGAGTCCGGCAGTGCGGAGGACGACAGTCCGGAGATGCAGGAAacacaggtggaggaggaggaagagaagaagtcTCCAATAATTGAGTAA